In Bacillus sp. KH172YL63, one genomic interval encodes:
- the fadH gene encoding 2,4-dienoyl-CoA reductase — translation MGEEQVVIVTGGSSGMGKYMAKRFLESGASVVVTGRNEERLQSVKDEFSSLQGDIEIFQMDVREQEHVQAMVEFTASKFGKIDVLINNAAGNFICPVEKLTPNGWKSVIDIVLNGTFLCSHAVGNYWIEQKQKGSIINMVATYAWNAGAGVAHSAAAKAGVLSLTRTLAVEWGHKYGIRTNAIAPGPIERTGGAEKLWISDEAAKRTIDSVPMKRLGTPEEIAGLAFYLASEQASYINGECITMDGGQWLNPFPF, via the coding sequence ATGGGAGAGGAACAAGTAGTGATCGTTACTGGCGGATCAAGCGGTATGGGGAAATATATGGCAAAGAGATTTCTCGAGTCCGGTGCGAGTGTGGTCGTGACCGGAAGAAATGAGGAAAGACTTCAGTCTGTTAAAGACGAGTTCTCGTCACTTCAAGGGGATATCGAAATATTTCAAATGGACGTCAGGGAGCAGGAACATGTTCAAGCCATGGTAGAATTTACTGCTTCGAAATTTGGGAAAATCGATGTATTGATCAATAATGCGGCAGGGAACTTCATCTGTCCCGTAGAAAAACTCACGCCAAACGGCTGGAAATCTGTTATTGATATCGTGTTGAACGGGACATTCCTTTGTTCTCATGCGGTCGGTAATTATTGGATTGAGCAAAAGCAAAAAGGATCGATTATCAACATGGTTGCAACCTATGCCTGGAATGCAGGCGCAGGGGTGGCACACTCTGCGGCAGCCAAGGCGGGTGTATTATCTTTGACTAGGACCCTCGCAGTAGAATGGGGCCACAAATACGGCATACGTACCAATGCCATCGCCCCAGGTCCAATTGAACGGACAGGCGGTGCAGAAAAGCTTTGGATATCTGATGAAGCAGCGAAAAGAACGATCGACAGCGTCCCGATGAAAAGATTAGGCACACCTGAAGAAATTGCCGGACTCGCATTTTATCTGGCTTCTGAACAGGCTTCTTATATCAACGGTGAATGCATCACGATGGATGGCGGCCAGTGGCTGAATCCATTCCCGTTCTGA
- a CDS encoding EAL domain-containing protein, which translates to MDALDVITNMNQVVPYFQPIFSADEHKIIGYEVLGRLRVGDNHVESLGPFFCDEEIPDEYKLEVDEHVTRKALDQYIQEKQEGLIFLNRDARLLMLDHGESFLELLQEYEKKGLKFEQTVIELSEKTFSGDFDQLVHLLLYYKTYGIKIAIDNVGGNSGQLDRLSQFSPDILKVDLFQLRNDAGNKVYKDILYSLSVLARKIGASLLFEHIEINFQLQFAWMNGGRYYQGYYLHHPSESFLNPDVLKEKLKEKCQDYIRYEKKHLETGYKFAEVLHKEISQLLTTLKKQLGEYDDILMEVAKNFSDKCFRLYICDENGFQMTSNFLKIDADWTVQPTYKGKNWSWRPYFLENIIRMQINKKGLLSDIYSDIDSGESIRTYSYPFGNGLYLFMDLSYEYLFEEDGLLF; encoded by the coding sequence ATGGATGCATTAGACGTAATTACCAATATGAATCAAGTGGTACCCTACTTTCAACCAATCTTCAGCGCGGATGAACATAAGATCATCGGATATGAAGTGTTAGGAAGATTGAGGGTCGGCGACAATCATGTAGAAAGCCTCGGACCTTTCTTTTGTGATGAAGAGATACCGGATGAGTATAAACTGGAAGTGGATGAGCATGTTACGCGCAAAGCGCTCGATCAATACATACAAGAAAAGCAGGAAGGGCTTATTTTCCTTAACCGGGATGCAAGGCTCCTGATGCTGGATCATGGAGAATCATTCCTTGAACTTCTGCAGGAATATGAGAAAAAAGGGCTGAAATTTGAGCAAACAGTGATTGAACTGTCTGAGAAGACGTTTTCAGGGGATTTTGATCAGTTGGTCCACTTGCTTCTGTATTATAAAACGTATGGAATCAAGATTGCAATCGACAATGTTGGAGGAAATAGCGGGCAATTGGATCGGCTCTCCCAATTTTCACCTGATATTTTAAAAGTGGATTTATTTCAGTTGAGGAATGATGCCGGCAACAAAGTGTATAAAGATATCCTGTACAGTCTTTCCGTGCTTGCCAGAAAGATTGGGGCATCCTTATTATTCGAGCATATCGAAATCAATTTCCAGCTTCAATTTGCCTGGATGAACGGCGGCCGATATTATCAAGGATATTACCTTCATCATCCTTCGGAATCCTTTTTGAATCCGGATGTGCTAAAAGAGAAATTGAAGGAAAAATGTCAGGACTATATCCGCTATGAAAAGAAGCATCTGGAAACCGGCTATAAGTTTGCGGAAGTGCTTCATAAGGAAATCAGTCAGCTGTTGACAACACTCAAAAAACAGCTGGGAGAATACGATGACATCCTGATGGAAGTTGCAAAGAATTTTTCGGATAAGTGTTTTCGCTTATATATTTGTGATGAAAACGGCTTTCAGATGACGAGCAATTTCCTGAAGATTGATGCCGACTGGACGGTCCAACCGACCTATAAAGGGAAGAACTGGAGCTGGCGCCCTTACTTCCTTGAGAATATCATCCGGATGCAGATCAATAAAAAAGGATTATTATCAGACATATACAGTGACATCGATTCAGGGGAATCCATCAGGACCTACTCATACCCGTTCGGAAACGGGCTCTACCTGTTCATGGACCTTTCATACGAATATTTATTCGAAGAGGATGGCCTCCTGTTTTAG
- a CDS encoding DUF3993 domain-containing protein: MKKKKWWLLVVILVLFIPVYGQVKEIKASEFKEDNLLSLVREASMSQISLSEEPQSKKQIHKKLSHYFTSDLTDHFIQENVYEVEGGFVTFGSDFAPYYVPFFQYDDTTKTGYSKGKWYVWEERSAEEGPYSTPGGIEAVVVTEEEGSWKVSEIIYELPEDILSP, translated from the coding sequence ATGAAAAAAAAGAAATGGTGGCTGTTAGTGGTCATCCTGGTGCTCTTCATTCCAGTCTATGGACAAGTCAAGGAGATCAAAGCTTCTGAATTCAAGGAGGACAACCTCCTTTCTCTGGTAAGAGAAGCATCGATGTCCCAGATTTCCTTAAGTGAAGAGCCCCAGTCGAAAAAACAAATCCACAAGAAACTGTCTCATTATTTCACATCTGATTTAACAGATCACTTCATCCAAGAGAATGTATACGAGGTGGAGGGGGGATTCGTCACTTTTGGTTCGGATTTTGCCCCGTATTATGTGCCTTTTTTTCAATATGATGATACAACGAAGACCGGGTATAGCAAGGGTAAATGGTATGTTTGGGAAGAGAGGTCGGCTGAAGAGGGCCCGTATTCGACCCCTGGTGGCATAGAAGCGGTTGTGGTAACAGAGGAAGAGGGTTCCTGGAAAGTGTCAGAGATCATATACGAATTACCTGAAGACATTTTATCACCGTAA
- a CDS encoding glutaredoxin family protein, producing MKEVTLYTQPDCPPCEVVKMFLKEHTIPYKEINIAENEKARKHLINQLKSYSTPTITVDDTVISGFNLEALSEALNL from the coding sequence ATGAAAGAAGTCACCCTGTATACACAGCCTGATTGCCCACCCTGTGAGGTAGTCAAAATGTTCTTGAAGGAACATACCATCCCCTACAAGGAAATCAACATAGCAGAAAATGAAAAAGCAAGAAAGCACCTGATCAATCAATTGAAATCCTATTCTACCCCTACCATCACGGTGGATGACACGGTCATTTCAGGCTTCAACCTCGAAGCACTATCAGAAGCTTTAAACCTATAA
- a CDS encoding MBL fold metallo-hydrolase, whose product MSIHRIDSRISLVDLMDLSMHERTGSYIIKEKSLTIIETSASPSIPHLKKGLSKLNINLEDIQYIILTHIHLDHAGGAGLFLQECPNATVIVHPKARRHLVDPSRLISGAKAVYGDKFDALFHPIIPIPEERIRVMEDRESLDLSETCTLTFYHTPGHANHHFSILDSVSNGMFTGDTSGIQYRVGPKRFYFPSTSPNQFNPDQMRHAIQLYKECRLDRLYFGHFGETDQVTYALSEVEEHLERFMEISKEHFVPSLPFEENVKNVTSALFHYASNWMTRHDVAPDHPVRELLILDMQVSAMGIVDYFMKKPKGESTA is encoded by the coding sequence ATGAGCATTCACCGGATAGATTCCCGCATATCCCTGGTTGACCTGATGGATCTTTCAATGCATGAACGCACCGGGAGTTATATCATAAAGGAAAAATCCTTGACGATTATCGAAACATCAGCCAGTCCATCTATACCTCATCTAAAAAAAGGTCTCTCTAAGTTAAACATTAATCTTGAAGATATTCAATACATAATTTTAACCCACATCCATCTTGACCACGCAGGAGGTGCGGGTCTCTTCCTGCAAGAATGCCCAAACGCCACGGTCATCGTCCATCCGAAAGCACGGCGTCACCTTGTCGACCCAAGCAGATTGATCAGTGGTGCCAAGGCGGTTTACGGGGATAAATTCGATGCACTCTTCCACCCGATCATCCCAATTCCTGAAGAACGGATCAGGGTGATGGAAGACAGGGAGTCCCTGGACCTCAGTGAAACCTGTACATTGACGTTTTACCACACCCCTGGTCATGCTAATCACCATTTCAGCATTTTAGACTCTGTCTCAAACGGAATGTTCACGGGTGATACGTCCGGTATTCAATATCGCGTGGGACCGAAGAGGTTTTACTTCCCTTCCACCTCACCAAATCAATTCAATCCTGATCAGATGAGGCACGCCATTCAATTGTACAAGGAATGCAGACTGGACCGGTTATATTTCGGCCATTTCGGTGAAACAGATCAAGTAACTTATGCCCTTTCGGAAGTGGAAGAGCATCTTGAGCGGTTCATGGAAATCAGCAAGGAGCATTTTGTCCCCTCTCTTCCGTTTGAGGAAAACGTAAAAAATGTCACCTCTGCCCTGTTTCATTATGCAAGTAACTGGATGACCCGGCATGATGTCGCCCCTGATCACCCTGTACGAGAGTTATTGATACTGGACATGCAAGTATCTGCAATGGGGATTGTCGATTATTTTATGAAGAAACCGAAAGGAGAATCAACAGCATGA
- a CDS encoding YkuJ family protein, with product MSQLLGIIQRLKSLQEQGEQGETQQRFFEYNGKKICEVKYLPKQDTFEIEVMNEKGNSFPFDNIDITAIEIFELLQEAQQD from the coding sequence ATGTCTCAGCTTCTTGGAATTATACAAAGATTAAAATCATTACAAGAACAAGGTGAACAAGGGGAAACTCAACAACGATTTTTCGAATATAACGGAAAGAAAATCTGTGAGGTAAAGTACTTGCCTAAACAGGATACTTTCGAAATCGAAGTCATGAATGAAAAAGGAAACAGTTTTCCTTTTGATAACATAGACATTACAGCCATTGAAATTTTCGAACTGCTTCAAGAGGCTCAACAAGATTGA